Within Xanthocytophaga agilis, the genomic segment TAACTGATCCATAATGTTTTCAGCTTAGTCAGATTTCCTATTTCTGTGGGAAGCAGTGTTAGTTTATTATGGCTTATATCTAAAGTCACAAGTTCAGTCAGGTTTCCTATTTCCTTAGGTAGTGAAATGAGTTGATTCGAACCTACATACAGCGTTACAAGTTCACTTAGATTACCTATTTCCTGTGATAGTGAACGGAACTGATTCCCACTTAAGCCTAAATATGTCAGCTGAGTAAGATTGCCAATCTCCGCTGGCAATGACTGTAACTTATTAGAGCTTAGTTTTAAGGTTAAAAGACAAGTAAGTTTTCCAATTTCAACAGGCAAGTGCGTAATCTGGTTATCGGACAAGTCCAGATGAATCAGATTCCTAAGCATTCCTATCTCTGCAGGTACTTCCGTTGCCTGACTACGGCAAATGCTTAATTCCTGCAGATTTATCAGATATTTAATTTGTGGAGGAATAACCTTCCAGTCACAATCTGGCAAACTCACTATTTTTTGCGAAGAAACAAACTGGAATTTTTCCGCCAAAGTCAATACTGTTTTTATTGGAAACCAACTACATACCAACTCAATATCCCGTGTCAATTCTTCGTAGTTCATTTGTAACGACTGCGCAATAACCAATCCAAGCTCTATACTTTCCAGTTGACCAGAAAATAATAGTCTCATTAAGTTTTCTTCTTCGCTGTGTTCTGATAACATGGGGAGCTATTCGGTAGAAAAATGGGTTTAAACTCTACAGATAAACATAGGAAAAAGGGCTTTCAATGCTTGGCGGGTTCCCATATATTATCCGACAAATTGCTATCTGCATCATACGGCTTACCAAGTACTAATTTCTGTATCACTTTGATAGATTTAAACGTAAGCGTTTGTCTGTCTTTTCCGTCAGACCAACTGGCTATACTCGAACTTACCTCCTGCTTAGTTCCATCTGTAAATAGAACCGTGAGATGAACGGGTAGCATGCATCCGCCTTTGTTCAGAATGACTACCTTATACTGATTACGTTTCCTGACTACCTGTTCAATAGCTAAATCGGGAGTAAACTTTTCGAAAAACCAGTTTTTCCAGAACCAGTTCAGGTTTTTACCAGAACCCGCATTGAAGCAATAGAAAAAATCATACGGAGTCGGATGTTTTCCCTGCCACTGCTGGATATAATAGCGAAGAGCCTTTAAAAAAAGGCTATCCCCCAACATTTCCCGAACGTAATGCAAGCCTAAAGCAGGTTTTAGATCTTTATCGGAATATCTGGCTTTTCCATATAACTGCGGGGTAAGCGTCATAATAGGCACATCCTGATCCGAACCCGCACTGCTGGTGAAAGGACTTATATCGTACATATCGGCCAGTGACGGTTTTATCATAGGTGCTAGTGTAAATTCTGACCAGGTTGCCCAGCCTTCATCCATGAAAGAATGCTTGGTTTCGTTACTCCCTACCACAAAGGGAAATAGCGAATGAAATATTTCATGAACGGTAAAGTAAATAGCCTCATCGGCTTCAAAAGGAAGGTTGTTGACCATCATTGGGTATTCCATAGCATCCAATCCTTCGAATATACATTGTGTAGCGTATGGGAATGGAATACCTGGAAGCGAATAGCTGATGAGTTCCACTGTCTTTCGGGCATAATCAATGACAGGCTCAAAGGCTTTGTGCTCGGGATTATAGACCACATCCACACGAGTACGCCTATGCGTGAGTGTATCCACTGTTATACCGGAAGCCTTCCAGATATAGTGATTACTCACTGTAAAGGCAAAATCGGATACGTCTTTGGCTTCAAACCTCCAGGTGTTTACCGATTTTTTTTGAGTAACAGCCTCTTTTGTCAGATCCTCTGTAGTAATAATGTCTGTAATGCCATCACCATGGAGAGCAGCCTCAATGCGTTGCTGAATGATAGGTTGATAGACTTCCTGCGGATTACGAAGTGTACCTGTTGCCCAGCACTGGTAGTTTCCGGGCAGGGCAATAGTGACCTGAAAATTACAGAAGTCATTGTAAAACTCTTCTTTTCCGGTATAGGGATATTGGTCCCATCCGTCCAGATCATCATACACAGCTATACGTGGAAAAAAATAGGCGATTACAAATGCACCTGAATCAACCTGACCAGTTCGAACAAATGAAGTTTTGTTTACAACATACGCAAAAGATACCTTAATCTGTATTAGCTGTCCCGGATGTATCTCTGTACCTCTGATATACATGTTTGTGCCTCGGATTACCTGATTTTTGGAGGCGATAGATTGTCCTTCCAGTAGCAGGGACTTTATCTCAACACCATCGGTCAGATCGTTAGCTTGAAGTGAAGTACTTCGCATGGCCCCTGCTTTATATAGATTAGGGAAGAGCTTAAAAACGAGTTGTGTCAGTGTATCCGGACTATTATTTTGATAAGAGATAGTCATATCTCCTGCCAATTGTCTTGTAAGGGGATCAAAGGTAAGCTGAATAGTATAATCTACTTTATTTTGCCAATAGGATTTGCTTGGCGAACCATTTAAACTTCGGGTATGCGTAGTGTATGCTTTGGTTAAGTTGGTTGCTATTGGAAGCGAAACCTGTTGCGCAAAGAGCAGATTGGATAGAAAGAAAAAATAAAGAAGTAGAAATCGCTTTTGATCTGTAAACATACTGCTTTGTACATATAAGTACTGTAGGGTTTGAATGGATTCTTTCGCACTTCAGAGAGCGAAAATACTTGTGGCTATAACGAAAGGTTTATAGTGATATTTTCTTTTCGCCAAATTTCCAATAGCAAATATAATCCGGAAGATGGTTTTATAATGATTCCGTACTTATTCTAAATCAACGAGGTCTGCTAGAGTGTAGCATACTTCCTTCTCCTGACAAACCTAGTCCCAATCGTGTAGGGCTTTCTGAAAATATAGTAACTTACCAAAAAATAGTGTAATGTAAGTATCCAAACGCAAAACCAAGGACAGGTGAAGAATTCTAAACTTGTTTATCTAAACTCCAATTACTCTTTATGAGACCCTATCAACTGGTATGATATCATCAGAGACCCGAGCATTTCAATAAATAAAACAAATGAAAAACGACAGAGTTGACAGGTATTTTTATTTAGGATGTATTACCCTTTTGCTAAGTGTGTTCGGGTATGTATTTTACAAAGAAGAACGTAAGCCAAGACCCAAAGAAGATGAGCAATTTGAAAAAGCATTTACGCAAGAAGCCAGAAAGATAGAAGGGATGACAGAAAAGATAGTCTGATAATCCATGTAGGTACCTTAACCACTTTTAAATGGGATTCACTGAGAATCTTTAAATGGCCTAGTTCAGCCTATGATATACAGAAAATGACAGGTCATGAATGGAAAGGGGCCTGTGATGTAGATGAAAGAGATCATATGTTTGTTTTCCTCAAAAGCAGGAAGGTGGTAGCTTTTGTGTACTTTAACGGTAGAAATAGCGAGAAGAAGGGGCTGGCGTTTAAAAGTTACTTTGGGTATGATGGAAAAGAAGCATTTACTCCACAATCTGCTGTTTTTATCGCAAAGAAAAATGCATCAGGTGAAATTTTAATTGATTATTGAGATATACTTACATAAAATACCTACCTGGTTCTATTTTGGACAAGACATTTGCAGAATTCAGCCCTTAATAAGTAGAAAGGAATATTTAAATTGAGAAATCGTCTTGGAAAAGTATGTACAATTTAATTCACGCTCAATTTCTGTTTTAGCTCTGTTGTAAGTAAAGAAGCTTCAATCAATTCTTTTACAATTCTCTTTGGTTCATTAGGCATCCAAGTAGATTCTTTAACTACTTTCAAATGGGATTCGCTGCTTGTTTTTGGAGCATAGACAAAGGATGAAAGAATAGGATCTAGTTGGGGAGAATATCATGATCTGTTTACAAAATCTGAGAAAAAAATAACAGATGACTCAGTTAGTAAAAAGTGAAGCCGGAAAATTAAACAGAAAACATTATCCCCGTTCAATGCAGACTAAAGTAGTCCGTTTTTGTTATTGCGTAGCTCTTTTCTTAATGAGCTGCTCTGACCAGAATATAGAGATGATACAAGCTGATCTTGGAAGATTGAAACCGTTCCCAACATCTGATGAGGGTATTCCAGTTGTTATCTTGGAAAGTTTTGAAGCTGCACCTTGTAAGCAAGATGCGCTAAGTGCTACTGTTTACAAGGTTAAAATCGCTCACCAGTTGGACACATTATTTGTATTTGAGACTTGCAAAGAAATACTACCAACAAATAAAGACCAGGGTCTGTTTATGGTTGAGAAATCTTCTAAGGTGAGCAGTCAATTTTTGATACCTGCAAAGTCTACTATACCCAAGGGTTCAAAATATGTATTTGGTACTTTGAAGCGAGCCATATTTTGAAATCCTAAAGCAGATAGCATCTATAATGCTCCCTGACTTAGTAAAAGTCTTTTCCTCAATTTTCCGGACACATTTCTTGTTTTGTCAATCAGATACATCATACGTTTGAGTGTACATCACTTTGTCACCTCAAACCAGGAGATATTGAATTTACCTTTGTGCAGGTGTACGTTCACTACCTGATGACAGATTGCTTTACTGAAATTCTTCCAGCGGAATTTTACTCAGATGCAGATTGTCTTTGGACAGGTATTGCAACAGCACATCTCCA encodes:
- a CDS encoding M1 family metallopeptidase, translated to MFTDQKRFLLLYFFFLSNLLFAQQVSLPIATNLTKAYTTHTRSLNGSPSKSYWQNKVDYTIQLTFDPLTRQLAGDMTISYQNNSPDTLTQLVFKLFPNLYKAGAMRSTSLQANDLTDGVEIKSLLLEGQSIASKNQVIRGTNMYIRGTEIHPGQLIQIKVSFAYVVNKTSFVRTGQVDSGAFVIAYFFPRIAVYDDLDGWDQYPYTGKEEFYNDFCNFQVTIALPGNYQCWATGTLRNPQEVYQPIIQQRIEAALHGDGITDIITTEDLTKEAVTQKKSVNTWRFEAKDVSDFAFTVSNHYIWKASGITVDTLTHRRTRVDVVYNPEHKAFEPVIDYARKTVELISYSLPGIPFPYATQCIFEGLDAMEYPMMVNNLPFEADEAIYFTVHEIFHSLFPFVVGSNETKHSFMDEGWATWSEFTLAPMIKPSLADMYDISPFTSSAGSDQDVPIMTLTPQLYGKARYSDKDLKPALGLHYVREMLGDSLFLKALRYYIQQWQGKHPTPYDFFYCFNAGSGKNLNWFWKNWFFEKFTPDLAIEQVVRKRNQYKVVILNKGGCMLPVHLTVLFTDGTKQEVSSSIASWSDGKDRQTLTFKSIKVIQKLVLGKPYDADSNLSDNIWEPAKH